Proteins from a genomic interval of Caulobacter rhizosphaerae:
- the gyrB gene encoding DNA topoisomerase (ATP-hydrolyzing) subunit B — MTEETKGPEADANTDRLTTADGSEMSAPEVMTGEYGADSIKVLKGLDAVRKRPGMYIGDTDDGSGLHHMVYEVVDNAIDEALAGHATRVEVILNADGSVTVTDDGRGIPVGIHEGEGVSAAEVIMTQLHAGGKFDQNSYKVSGGLHGVGVSVVNALSDWLELKIHRDGHSHQMRFERGDAVTSLKVTGDSPIRADGPKAGEVLTGTEVTFFPSKDTFAFIEFDRKTLEHRLRELAFLNSGVTIWFKDDRDAEPWLEKLHYEGGIEAFVRHLDKAKTPLLKTPIVIRGRKDKVEVDLALWWNDSYHEHMLCFTNNIPQRDGGTHLSAFRGALTRIITGYAESSGITKKEKVSVGGEDAREGLTCVLSVKVPDPKFSSQTKDKLVSSEVRPAVESLVQEGLATWFEEHPNEAKAIVGKIAEAAAAREAARKARELTRRKSALDITSLPGKLADCSERDPAKSEIFIVEGDSAGGSAKQARNRDNQAVLPLRGKILNVERARFDKMLSSDQIGTLITALGAGIGRDDFNPDKVRYHKIVLMTDADVDGAHIRTLLLTFFYRQMPELIERGYIYIAQPPLYKAAKGKSSRYLKDDSEMDAFLVDEGVDGAELDLPSGERRTGQDLLALVQLCRQAKGNIDRLSQRAPAFAIEQAALAGLFGDAPDIAAAAKRLDLYAEEGDGPWSGERGDTAFVFKRIRRGVTESVVLDDGLLHAADARRLAERAGALADIFSGSAVFRRKDKSTTVRGPLDLVGAVLDAGRKGLSIQRYKGLGEMNPDQLWETTLDVEARTLLQVRVNHADDADDMFSRLMGDLVEPRREFIQENALDAEVDV; from the coding sequence ATGACCGAAGAGACCAAAGGCCCTGAAGCCGACGCCAACACCGATCGCCTCACCACCGCCGACGGTTCGGAAATGTCTGCCCCCGAAGTGATGACCGGCGAGTACGGCGCCGACTCCATCAAGGTGCTCAAGGGCCTGGACGCGGTGCGCAAGCGCCCCGGCATGTACATCGGCGACACCGACGACGGCTCGGGCCTGCACCACATGGTCTACGAGGTGGTCGACAACGCCATCGACGAAGCCCTGGCCGGCCACGCCACCAGGGTGGAGGTGATCCTCAACGCCGACGGCTCGGTGACGGTCACCGACGACGGCCGCGGCATTCCGGTCGGCATCCACGAGGGCGAGGGCGTCAGCGCGGCCGAGGTCATCATGACCCAGCTGCACGCCGGCGGAAAGTTCGACCAGAACAGCTACAAGGTTTCGGGCGGCCTGCACGGCGTGGGCGTCTCGGTGGTCAACGCGCTCAGCGACTGGCTGGAGCTGAAGATCCACCGCGACGGCCACAGCCACCAGATGCGCTTCGAGCGCGGCGACGCGGTGACCTCGCTGAAGGTGACCGGCGACTCGCCCATCCGCGCCGACGGTCCCAAGGCCGGCGAGGTGCTGACCGGCACCGAGGTGACCTTCTTCCCATCCAAGGACACCTTCGCCTTCATCGAGTTCGACCGGAAGACGCTGGAGCATCGCCTGCGCGAGCTGGCCTTCCTGAACTCGGGCGTGACCATCTGGTTCAAGGACGACCGCGACGCCGAGCCCTGGCTCGAGAAGCTGCACTACGAGGGCGGCATCGAGGCCTTCGTGCGCCACCTGGACAAGGCCAAGACCCCGCTGCTGAAGACCCCGATCGTCATCCGCGGCCGCAAGGACAAGGTCGAGGTCGACCTGGCCCTGTGGTGGAACGACAGCTACCACGAGCACATGCTGTGCTTCACCAACAACATCCCGCAGCGGGATGGCGGCACGCACCTGTCGGCGTTCCGCGGCGCGCTGACGCGCATCATCACCGGCTACGCCGAGAGCTCGGGCATCACCAAGAAGGAAAAGGTCAGCGTCGGGGGCGAGGACGCCCGCGAAGGCCTGACCTGCGTGCTGTCGGTCAAGGTGCCGGACCCCAAGTTCAGCTCGCAGACCAAGGACAAGCTGGTCTCGTCCGAAGTGCGCCCGGCGGTCGAGAGCCTGGTGCAGGAAGGCCTGGCCACCTGGTTCGAGGAGCATCCGAACGAGGCCAAGGCCATCGTCGGCAAGATCGCCGAGGCCGCCGCCGCCCGGGAAGCGGCCCGCAAGGCCCGCGAACTGACCCGTCGCAAGAGCGCGCTCGACATCACCTCGTTGCCGGGCAAGCTGGCGGACTGCTCGGAGCGCGACCCGGCCAAGTCCGAGATCTTCATCGTCGAGGGCGACTCGGCCGGCGGCAGCGCCAAGCAGGCCCGCAACCGCGACAACCAGGCCGTCCTGCCCCTGCGCGGCAAGATCCTGAACGTCGAGCGCGCCCGCTTCGACAAGATGCTGTCGTCCGACCAGATCGGCACGCTGATCACCGCCCTGGGCGCGGGCATCGGCCGCGACGACTTCAACCCGGACAAGGTGCGCTACCACAAGATCGTGCTGATGACCGACGCCGACGTCGACGGCGCCCACATCCGCACCCTGCTGCTGACCTTCTTCTACCGTCAGATGCCGGAGCTGATCGAGCGCGGCTACATCTACATCGCCCAGCCGCCGCTCTACAAAGCCGCCAAGGGCAAGTCCTCGCGCTACCTTAAGGATGACAGCGAGATGGACGCCTTCCTGGTGGACGAAGGGGTCGACGGGGCCGAACTGGACCTGCCCTCGGGCGAGCGCCGCACCGGCCAGGACCTGCTGGCCCTAGTCCAGCTGTGCCGCCAGGCCAAGGGCAACATCGACCGCCTGTCGCAACGCGCGCCCGCCTTCGCCATCGAGCAAGCCGCCTTGGCCGGCCTGTTCGGGGATGCGCCCGACATCGCCGCCGCCGCCAAACGACTTGATCTGTATGCGGAGGAAGGTGACGGCCCGTGGTCGGGCGAGCGCGGCGACACCGCGTTCGTCTTCAAGCGGATCCGCCGCGGCGTGACCGAAAGCGTGGTGCTGGACGACGGCCTGCTGCACGCCGCCGACGCTCGCCGCCTGGCCGAACGGGCCGGCGCCCTGGCCGACATCTTCTCCGGCTCGGCCGTCTTCCGGCGCAAGGACAAGTCGACCACCGTGCGCGGCCCGCTCGACCTGGTGGGCGCGGTGCTGGACGCCGGCCGCAAGGGCCTGTCGATCCAGCGCTACAAGGGCCTGGGCGAGATGAACCCGGACCAGCTGTGGGAAACCACTCTGGACGTCGAGGCTCGCACCCTGCTGCAGGTCCGCGTCAACCACGCCGACGACGCCGACGACATGTTCAGCCGCCTGATGGGCGACCTGGTCGAGCCCCGCCGCGAGTTCATCCAGGAAAATGCGCTGGACGCCGAGGTGGACGTCTAG
- the ybaK gene encoding Cys-tRNA(Pro) deacylase, protein MSRTTPATLALTKAGVEFTVHAYDYDPDADSIGLAAAAALGEDPGRVLKTLMALVDGKPMLVIVPSDREVAMKKLAAAAGGKSAQMMKPADAERISGYKVGGISPFGQRKPLPAVIEADALAETYVYINGGQRGLQVRLDPNAAKAVLKAAAAQVSS, encoded by the coding sequence ATGTCCCGCACCACGCCCGCCACCCTCGCCCTGACCAAGGCCGGGGTCGAGTTCACGGTCCATGCCTACGACTACGATCCGGACGCCGACAGCATCGGCCTGGCCGCGGCGGCGGCCCTGGGCGAGGACCCTGGCCGAGTGCTCAAGACCCTGATGGCCCTGGTCGACGGCAAGCCGATGCTGGTCATCGTCCCCTCGGACCGCGAGGTGGCGATGAAAAAGCTGGCGGCGGCGGCCGGCGGCAAGTCGGCCCAGATGATGAAGCCGGCCGACGCCGAGCGGATCAGCGGATACAAGGTCGGCGGCATCAGCCCGTTCGGGCAGCGCAAGCCGCTGCCGGCGGTGATCGAGGCCGACGCCCTGGCCGAGACCTACGTCTATATCAACGGCGGCCAGCGCGGCCTGCAGGTGAGGCTGGATCCCAACGCCGCCAAGGCGGTTCTGAAGGCGGCGGCGGCCCAGGTGTCTTCCTGA
- the dnaN gene encoding DNA polymerase III subunit beta produces MKLTIERAALLKALGHVQSVVERRNTIPILSNILLSADRDTLSFSATDLDMEIIDEGLAQIDVPGQITAPAHTLYEIVRKLPDGSDVSLSFSGDDPRLVIQAGRSRFNLPVLPAGDFPVMSSDGLSGRISVDTNELIRLIDKTRFAISTEETRYYLNGLYLHTVNDGGVTKLRAVATDGHRLALAEMDAPEGAAGLPGIIVPRKTIQEARRLMESAGEQVDLQVSAQKVRFEFGRAALTSKVIDGAFPDYLRVIPRDNAKILTLDNDLFAKAVDRVATISAEKSRSVKLAVEPGRITLTVRNMEAGQAVEEVEVDYDGEAFEIGFNARYLLDVCGQIGGPIAEFRFADPASPTLVVDPTDPGVKYVLMPLRV; encoded by the coding sequence ATGAAGCTTACCATCGAGCGGGCGGCGCTGCTGAAGGCGCTGGGTCACGTGCAGAGCGTCGTGGAACGCCGCAACACCATCCCGATCCTGTCGAACATCCTGCTGTCGGCCGATCGCGACACCCTGTCGTTCTCGGCCACCGACCTGGACATGGAGATCATCGACGAGGGCCTGGCCCAGATCGACGTGCCCGGCCAGATCACCGCCCCGGCCCACACCCTGTATGAAATCGTCCGCAAGCTGCCCGACGGCTCGGACGTCTCGCTCAGCTTCAGCGGCGACGATCCCCGCCTGGTGATCCAGGCCGGCCGTTCGCGCTTCAACCTGCCGGTCCTGCCGGCCGGCGACTTCCCGGTGATGAGCAGCGACGGCCTGTCGGGCCGCATCTCGGTCGACACCAACGAGCTGATCCGGCTGATCGACAAGACCCGCTTCGCGATCTCGACCGAAGAGACCCGCTATTACCTGAACGGCTTGTACCTCCACACCGTCAACGACGGCGGCGTGACGAAGCTGCGCGCCGTGGCCACCGACGGCCACCGCCTGGCCCTGGCCGAGATGGACGCCCCCGAGGGCGCGGCCGGCCTGCCGGGCATCATCGTGCCGCGCAAGACCATCCAGGAGGCCCGCCGCCTGATGGAATCGGCCGGCGAGCAGGTCGACCTGCAGGTCTCGGCCCAGAAGGTCCGCTTCGAGTTCGGCCGTGCGGCCCTGACCTCCAAGGTCATCGACGGCGCCTTCCCGGACTATCTGCGCGTGATCCCGCGCGACAACGCCAAGATCCTGACCCTGGACAACGACCTGTTCGCCAAGGCGGTCGACCGGGTGGCCACCATCTCGGCCGAGAAGAGCCGCTCGGTGAAGCTGGCGGTCGAGCCCGGCCGCATCACCCTGACGGTCCGCAACATGGAGGCCGGCCAAGCTGTCGAGGAGGTCGAGGTCGACTACGACGGCGAGGCCTTCGAGATCGGCTTCAACGCGCGCTACCTGCTAGACGTCTGCGGCCAGATCGGCGGCCCGATCGCCGAGTTCCGCTTCGCCGACCCGGCCTCGCCCACCCTGGTGGTCGACCCCACCGACCCGGGCGTGAAGTACGTGCTGATGCCGCTGCGGGTGTAG
- the recF gene encoding DNA replication/repair protein RecF (All proteins in this family for which functions are known are DNA-binding proteins that assist the filamentation of RecA onto DNA for the initiation of recombination or recombinational repair.), protein MSRAALLSLTLTDFRSYERARLRPEGASVYLFGANGAGKTNLLEAISLLSPGKGLRGSGLTEVGRRLPGEAGGRAWAVAAEAQAGDDEPVRLGTGVELAGAARRVVRVEGETVPPGRLADYVRPIWLTPAQDRLFLEAAGERRKFFDRLVFAGEPDHARHANAYDKAQRERMRLLTDAAETGQPADAIWLAALEARLGQAGALMAAARARTLRALQAEIDGRGDRPFPRARLALTGEWERLALDGVEAGEIEARLAVALAAARPRDGAAGRALTGPHRGDLAIHHVDKDRPAAECSTGEQKALILNLVLAQAARLSRAKDAPNPILLLDEVAAHLDLKRRAALADEITALGLQAFLTGTDESLFDHLKGRALGVRVSELGLTALEDV, encoded by the coding sequence GTGAGCCGCGCCGCCCTCCTTTCGCTGACCCTGACCGACTTCCGCTCGTACGAGCGCGCGCGGCTGCGTCCGGAAGGGGCCAGCGTCTATCTGTTCGGGGCCAATGGGGCGGGCAAGACCAACCTGCTGGAGGCCATCAGCCTGCTGTCGCCGGGCAAGGGCCTGCGAGGCTCCGGCCTGACCGAGGTCGGCCGCCGGCTGCCCGGCGAGGCCGGGGGCCGCGCCTGGGCCGTCGCCGCCGAGGCCCAGGCCGGAGACGACGAGCCGGTGCGGCTGGGAACCGGCGTCGAGCTGGCCGGCGCGGCCCGCCGGGTGGTCCGCGTCGAGGGCGAGACCGTCCCGCCCGGGCGCCTGGCCGACTATGTTCGCCCCATCTGGCTGACCCCGGCCCAGGACCGGCTGTTCCTCGAGGCGGCGGGCGAGCGGCGCAAGTTCTTCGACCGCCTGGTGTTCGCCGGCGAGCCCGACCACGCCCGCCACGCCAACGCCTATGACAAGGCCCAGCGCGAGCGCATGCGGCTGCTGACCGACGCCGCGGAGACCGGCCAGCCGGCCGACGCCATCTGGCTGGCCGCCCTGGAGGCCCGGCTGGGCCAGGCCGGAGCCTTGATGGCGGCGGCCCGGGCCCGGACGCTCCGGGCCCTGCAGGCCGAGATCGACGGCCGCGGCGACCGCCCCTTCCCCCGCGCTCGCCTGGCCCTGACCGGCGAGTGGGAAAGACTGGCGCTGGACGGCGTCGAGGCCGGCGAAATCGAGGCCCGGCTCGCCGTCGCCCTGGCCGCCGCCCGCCCTCGCGACGGGGCCGCCGGACGCGCCCTGACTGGCCCGCACCGGGGCGATCTGGCCATCCACCACGTCGACAAGGACCGTCCCGCCGCGGAATGTTCGACCGGGGAGCAGAAAGCGCTGATTCTGAACCTGGTTTTGGCCCAGGCCGCGCGACTTTCGCGTGCGAAGGACGCGCCGAATCCTATATTGTTGCTCGACGAAGTCGCCGCGCATCTCGACCTGAAAAGGCGGGCCGCCCTGGCCGACGAAATCACGGCGCTCGGCCTGCAGGCTTTTCTGACAGGCACCGACGAGTCGCTGTTCGACCATCTGAAAGGTCGGGCTCTGGGCGTTCGCGTCAGCGAACTCGGCCTGACCGCATTGGAAGACGTATGA
- a CDS encoding alpha/beta fold hydrolase: MTLAAVAHRRLKLDGYEVFYREAGAADAPVILLPHGYPCSSYEFRALMPALSDRWRLLAPDFPGCGYSDTPAGFAYDFDGYAAFLARFLDRLGVDRFALYLHDFGSQIGLRLAIARPEAVTAVIIQNGDIYEDAFGPKYEGLFDILRRPEAEARAALAQAVTEEEFKAEFLNDVRPELADLIPPDLWTLHWALMTPRRKAITVDVLAGLQQNLDWFPRYQAHLRDHRPPALILWGSQDGYMPEASARAYLRDLPDAELHLLDGGHWLLEVQLEQVVRRIRPFLERTLGRRANA; this comes from the coding sequence GTGACCTTAGCAGCGGTAGCGCACAGGCGGCTCAAGCTTGACGGGTATGAGGTCTTCTACCGGGAGGCCGGCGCCGCCGATGCGCCGGTGATCCTGCTGCCGCACGGCTATCCCTGCTCATCCTACGAATTTCGCGCCTTGATGCCGGCGCTCTCCGATCGCTGGCGCCTGTTGGCGCCGGACTTCCCCGGCTGCGGCTACAGCGACACCCCCGCTGGTTTCGCCTACGACTTCGACGGGTACGCGGCGTTCCTGGCGCGCTTCCTCGACAGGCTTGGCGTCGACCGCTTCGCGCTTTACCTCCATGACTTCGGCTCGCAGATCGGCCTTCGGCTGGCGATCGCGCGGCCGGAGGCGGTGACGGCCGTGATCATCCAGAACGGCGACATCTACGAGGACGCGTTCGGGCCGAAGTACGAAGGGCTCTTCGATATTCTCCGCCGCCCTGAAGCCGAAGCGCGGGCGGCGCTGGCCCAGGCCGTCACCGAGGAGGAATTCAAGGCGGAGTTCCTCAACGACGTGCGGCCCGAGCTGGCCGACCTGATCCCGCCCGACCTCTGGACCTTGCATTGGGCGCTGATGACGCCGCGGCGCAAGGCGATCACCGTCGACGTCCTGGCCGGGCTGCAACAGAATCTCGATTGGTTTCCCCGCTATCAGGCCCATTTGCGCGACCACCGGCCGCCGGCGCTTATTTTGTGGGGATCGCAGGACGGCTACATGCCCGAAGCGTCCGCGCGGGCCTATCTGCGCGACCTGCCCGACGCCGAACTCCACCTTCTGGACGGCGGCCATTGGCTGCTCGAGGTTCAACTCGAACAAGTCGTCCGCCGCATAAGGCCGTTCCTGGAGCGAACGCTCGGCCGGCGAGCGAATGCGTGA
- a CDS encoding SDR family NAD(P)-dependent oxidoreductase, with translation MSKDLSGRVALVTGASSGFGEAVAVGLAKAGAKVALAARREDRLRDLAGRIEALGGEALVIVADFTKEAQAQRAVRETEETFGRVDILINNAGVMYLEPVATADLARWRSMLELNLLGLIAATQAALPGMTARKDGHIVNIASTAAHVANPMAAAYSATKFGVAGFSESLRKEVHKDNIRVTVISPGMAATELRDHIAVAAVQSAVNTSAEAMRQLTAEDVADAILYAVSRPPHVMINEILMRSTDQER, from the coding sequence ATGAGCAAGGATTTGAGCGGCCGCGTGGCCCTGGTCACCGGCGCGTCGTCGGGCTTTGGCGAGGCCGTGGCCGTGGGCTTGGCCAAGGCCGGCGCCAAGGTGGCCCTGGCCGCCCGTCGCGAGGATCGCCTGCGCGACCTGGCCGGCCGGATCGAGGCGCTCGGTGGGGAGGCCCTGGTGATCGTCGCCGACTTCACCAAGGAGGCCCAGGCCCAGCGCGCGGTCCGTGAGACCGAGGAGACCTTCGGGCGGGTCGACATCCTGATCAACAACGCCGGGGTCATGTACCTGGAGCCGGTGGCCACCGCCGACCTCGCCCGCTGGCGGTCGATGCTGGAGCTCAACCTGCTGGGCCTGATCGCCGCCACCCAGGCCGCCCTGCCCGGCATGACCGCTCGCAAGGACGGCCACATCGTCAACATCGCCTCGACCGCCGCCCATGTCGCCAACCCGATGGCCGCGGCCTATTCCGCCACCAAGTTCGGCGTGGCCGGCTTCTCCGAGTCGCTGCGCAAGGAGGTCCACAAGGACAACATCCGGGTGACCGTGATCTCCCCCGGCATGGCCGCCACCGAGTTGCGCGACCACATCGCCGTCGCGGCCGTGCAGTCCGCCGTGAACACCTCGGCCGAGGCCATGCGCCAGCTGACCGCCGAGGACGTCGCCGACGCGATCCTCTACGCCGTCTCCAGGCCCCCGCACGTGATGATCAACGAGATTCTGATGCGCTCGACCGACCAGGAACGGTAG
- a CDS encoding bifunctional helix-turn-helix transcriptional regulator/GNAT family N-acetyltransferase: MTPDTLADLGPAFLGSRLKRLSDRLQAEATAVLQAHDLPIQPAQQVLLAALKQDGALTIGALAQRLRLSQPTITRTVQGLVDQGLVAVSRGARDLRHKTLSLTEDGARVIGAAQREIWPRVAAAVTELCDGGEQALLDQISALEARLDAKSLVDRVTAARGLTVREFSDDLAGAFYAINAAWISQMFTLEENDVTLLENPRALIVDKGGAVLFAQTPDLGVVGTCAIMRMKDGWFELTKMGVLEAARGRKVGEFLLAAALERAEAMGVADRLYLLTNRKCAAAIHLYEKLGFQHDAEIMALFGGRYERCDVAMRYWPAS, encoded by the coding sequence ATGACTCCAGACACCCTCGCCGACCTTGGGCCGGCCTTTCTCGGCAGCCGGCTCAAGCGGCTGTCCGACCGCCTCCAGGCGGAAGCGACGGCCGTTCTCCAGGCGCACGACCTGCCGATCCAGCCCGCACAGCAGGTGCTGCTGGCGGCGCTGAAGCAGGACGGCGCCCTGACAATCGGCGCCCTGGCTCAGCGCCTGCGACTCAGCCAGCCGACCATCACCCGCACCGTGCAGGGCCTGGTGGACCAGGGCCTGGTCGCGGTCAGCCGCGGGGCGCGCGACCTGCGCCACAAAACCCTATCGCTGACCGAGGACGGTGCGCGGGTGATCGGCGCGGCCCAGCGGGAGATCTGGCCCCGGGTCGCGGCGGCCGTGACCGAGCTTTGCGACGGCGGCGAGCAGGCGTTGCTCGACCAGATTTCGGCCTTGGAGGCGCGGCTCGACGCCAAGTCGCTGGTCGATCGCGTGACCGCGGCGCGCGGCCTGACGGTCCGCGAGTTCTCCGACGACCTGGCCGGAGCCTTCTACGCGATCAACGCCGCCTGGATTTCGCAGATGTTCACGCTGGAGGAAAACGACGTCACCCTGCTGGAGAACCCGCGCGCGCTGATCGTCGACAAGGGCGGGGCGGTGCTGTTCGCCCAGACCCCAGACCTCGGCGTGGTGGGGACCTGCGCGATCATGCGGATGAAGGACGGCTGGTTCGAGCTGACCAAGATGGGCGTCCTGGAAGCGGCGCGGGGCCGCAAGGTCGGCGAGTTCCTGCTGGCGGCGGCGCTCGAGCGGGCCGAGGCCATGGGCGTGGCCGACCGGCTGTACCTGCTGACCAACCGCAAGTGCGCGGCAGCCATCCACCTCTACGAGAAGCTCGGCTTCCAGCACGACGCCGAGATCATGGCGTTGTTCGGCGGCCGCTACGAGCGCTGCGACGTGGCGATGCGGTACTGGCCCGCTTCATGA
- a CDS encoding DUF5961 family protein, with product MSEIQSYRVHARDDDRSHGHAVDASSFEEAAIAFVEMWRPPVDADNEVSVIVRETESGVELCYRIDLDGGDTMPCQ from the coding sequence ATGTCCGAGATCCAGAGCTATCGCGTTCACGCCCGCGACGACGACCGCAGCCATGGCCACGCCGTGGATGCGTCCAGTTTCGAGGAGGCGGCGATCGCCTTCGTGGAGATGTGGCGTCCGCCCGTCGACGCCGACAACGAGGTTTCGGTTATCGTCCGCGAAACCGAGAGCGGCGTGGAGCTGTGCTATCGGATCGATCTGGACGGCGGCGACACCATGCCTTGCCAATAG
- a CDS encoding VOC family protein, with protein sequence MARVSYMTVGSNRLEAAKAFYDALLGTIGMTGVYEHPSGGRLYRGKGTGLFGVLGPYDGEPACVGNGTMGGFDFESREAVDAFHAKAIELGGTCEGAPGERMPGAYFAYFRDLDGNKLCGYKFG encoded by the coding sequence ATGGCCAGGGTCAGCTACATGACGGTGGGGTCCAACAGGCTGGAGGCGGCCAAGGCGTTCTACGACGCCCTGCTCGGCACGATCGGCATGACCGGCGTCTACGAGCACCCCTCGGGCGGACGGCTCTATCGGGGCAAGGGCACAGGCCTGTTCGGCGTGCTGGGACCCTATGACGGCGAGCCGGCCTGCGTCGGCAACGGCACGATGGGCGGCTTCGATTTCGAGAGCCGCGAGGCGGTCGACGCCTTCCACGCCAAGGCCATCGAACTGGGCGGGACCTGCGAGGGCGCGCCCGGCGAGCGGATGCCCGGCGCCTATTTCGCCTATTTCCGCGACCTGGATGGCAACAAGCTGTGCGGCTACAAGTTCGGCTGA